One segment of Mobula birostris isolate sMobBir1 chromosome 29, sMobBir1.hap1, whole genome shotgun sequence DNA contains the following:
- the ccnq gene encoding cyclin-Q has translation MEGAPGDPREKRSHFRVCRFIIESGIKLGMRSVPLASACTIYHKFFDRTSLGSYDPYLVAMAALYLAGKVEEQHVRARDIINVCHRYLNPHMEPLELDSTFWDLRDSLIQCELLMLRLLNFQVSFQHPHKYLLHYLVTLRHWMNRHTWERTPVAVTAWALLRDSYHGNLCLRHKPQHIAVAVLYFALHCYGVEVPGEATAKRLWWEVLSEGISRDIIHSITAEIVDIYEMDAKL, from the exons GGATCAAGTTGGGGATGCGTTCAGTGCCGCTGGCGTCCGCGTGCACCATCTACCACAAGTTCTTCGACCGGACTTCGCTGGGCAGCTACGACCCCTACCTGGTAGCCATGGCGGCCCTCTACCTCGCTGgcaaggtggaggagcagcacgtCCGAGCTCGGGACATCATCAACGTGTGTCACAG GTACCTGAATCCCCACATGGAGCCCCTGGAGCTGGACAGCACCTTCTGGGACCTGCGGGACAGCCTGATTCAGTGCGAACTTCTCATGCTGAGACTTTTGAACTTCCAGGTCTCCTTCcagcatccacacaag taCCTGCTCCACTACTTGGTCACCCTGAGGCACTGGATGAACCGACATACGTGGGAGAGGACGCCGGTGGCGGTGACGGCCTGGGCTCTGCTGAGGGACAGTTACCACGGCAACCTCTGCCTGCGCCACAAACCCCAGCACATCGCCGTGGCCGTTCTCTACTTTGCTCTGCACTGCTACGGGGTGGAGGTGCCCGGGGAGGCCACCGCCAAGAGGCTGTGGTGGGAG GTCCTCAGCGAGGGGATCTCCCGGGACATCATCCACAGCATTACCGCCGAGATCGTGGACATCTATGAGATGGACGCCAAGCTCTGA